The nucleotide window ATAACTTATCTAATAAAGTTTATATTGATATTATTAAGAGAAAAATTAACAAATTTAATAAATATCTTGCTAACGAATTTGCTAAGGGTAGAACTAAAGTTATTGTTATAGGTCCTCCAGCGAGCGGAAAAAGTAAGTTTATAGAATTCTTGATGACTGATTTAAAAGATGATCCCTTATTAAGTAACTTAACTATCGAAGAGAAAACATTAGGCTTCAAGGTAAATGATGAGGAAATCCAGGGAATTATAAGAGCTGAGAGAAACAAAGATTTTAATAAAGCCATTAGGATATTTGTCTCTAAAATTAAGAAAAATATATTTCCGAGTCTCAACCCTAAGGAGAAGGATATAGATGAGGGAGATGCATTCGGATTCTGGTTTTCAGAAGACGAACTTAAAACAGGTCTAGAACCTTTTGAGTGGGAGACAGAAGACGGTAAAAAGATAATGTATCACTTGCCAAACCTACTATTACGTATTTATCGTTATCGTGATGATATAGATATAAGAGAGTATTATAGAAGGCAAAGGGAATTATACAATAAGCTTTTGAGTATTTTCGGGATAGGTAGTAATGTCCCTACTTTTGGAAGCTTCCCTGAAGTTTTTCACTCTGATATAGACGAGTTGTTAGAACATTTTTCATCAATAGCAGAAAGCTTGGCCTACAGCTCAGCAAGCGTGATTGCCGGAATAGTTGGTGCTTACCTTATAGTGAGTTTATTAGGTAAGGGAGAAAAAATAGAGCCAACAGAAAATCTGATACATATATTGGGAGAACTTGAATGGAGAGTACGTGAGTTATTTGCCGCGAGACTTGCTGTTAAAATGGGTATGAATACTAAAGAGGGAGCCTGGGAAGTATCTCAAGCTCTTAATACACTTATCTCTACGAATAAATTCATTGAAATTCTTAGAGAGAAGGAAAACAAAACGGAAGAGCAGGAAATATATAAACAGCTATATGTTTTACTCACTATGAAAAAGTCGCTTTAATAGAAGACACTAAAGAGCTTAAAAATATTAAGAGATTTTAATTTTCGATTTTTCTTGGTTTTGTTAATTTTTTAGAAATTAATTTTAACTTTTTTGCACAACTTACGCAATATTACAGATAATCTTTTTTCATTTTTCACGTAATTTTCATTTTTATCATATCGTTGCGTATCCGCCCATTTTATCGAGACCCCTGGGAGCGAGGGCTCAGAATCAGACAGACAGCCAGTTAGTAGGTCCTAAGTAGTCAGATAAGAAGTTAGGTATGTTTAGTAGGTTCTAAGTCGGTGGGTTAAGGGCGATAGCCCCTTATACTTTTATATAATAGATAGGGTAGGGGTTAAGGGCGATAGCCCCTTATAGACTTTTAATGTAAAGTATTCTATGTAGATTCTTAAAGGAGAGAATTGAGTTAAGGACTAAGGGTTAAGAGAAGAGTAGGAATAGCACAATTGTAAATTTGTTAGAATGTGTAGAATTATTTATGTAGAGAAATGTAAGTTAGGAGGGATTATAAAGGGAAAGGTAAGATAATAGCTGCTTATTGTAAAAAGGAACCTGTACCAATTAGAGGTTTTTGTAAGGCAAAAATAGTAGGGTAAGAAAAGAGGGAAGAGCTGCTTAAGTTAGGAGAGAGAAGAATTAGAGTAGGGATAGTTAGGAAATTTAGGAGATTTAGAAGGATAAAAAGTGGAGTGTAATAGTAGGAGAGTAGAAGAAAAGATGAAAAGAGGAGTGTAAGAATAGTAGGAGCAGAGAGAGTTAGTAAGAAAAAGAAGAGTTGTTTAGGTAAGAAGAGGGACAGAAACAGAGAAAGAGAAAGCTGCACAGAAATAGTAAGCAGGGTTAGAAACAGAGAGAGTAAGAAATGTAGAGAATAAGCAAGAATGAAGAAAAATAGTTTGAGAGTGTAGTAAGTAGAGTGGAAGCAAAATAGAGTTTGCAAAGCAAAGAAGAAAGAGAGTAAGAAAAGAGAGTAAGCAAAAAGGGGCAGGCGGAAAGCCCGAAAGATATGTTAGAATTTGTTTAAGATAAAAGAAATAAAGGGGGAATTGGGGGTATAGATATGAAATGCCTACGGATTCTTACGTATTTGTATTAATCCTTATTACTAGCCTATATTTGTTTATTGTTTTGAACTAGAATATACTAAAGATTATTAGTATGTTTAATATATACTAAGGTGAGAAGGGATAATTATGAGTATGAATGAGAATAATGTGATAGATAATAGTAGTAATGAGAATTTAATAAAAAAGACTGATATAAATGAGAAAAATCGTAATATTAGTAATATAAAACGGTTAATATTAGTGCATAAAGATGATGAGCTGAGCCTCTCTATAAGTATGTGGAGAAAGTTATACTAAGGGTAATTGACGAATACGTAAGGGAAAATAAACGGCCAATTAGGAGAAAGGAGCTGACAGAGTACGTATTTGCTTTTGACGAAAGAATGGGGACTGTTCTCATGCAGTCATGAAATTCGAAAATTATTTGTAATATTATATCAAATTAACGCAGTGTATTTAATCGTCTTCAAATGACCTCATTTAAGGGTGTAGCCTCTCTCAAGAAAACACAAGGGTAAATAACTTGTGCTTTTTAGACCTACCTACGAGGACATCACAACCTTTATACATATAATGTTTTAAAAAACAATATTTTCCCTTTACAATTCTAGGTCTTTTCAATAGTTCAAGATAGTAAAAATAATTTTTATAAATACTCTAATATTTTTACAAATACTTTTCGAATTTGATGACTGTTTGAGAACACCCCCAAAGAATGAGGAAATACGACGAGGTCAGTAAGCACGACGAGAGCATAATTAGTTATGCTATAACCAGGCTGCTTAAGAAGAAGAAATTAGCGAAGATACAATACTGTAAGGAGTGGAAAAACGGAAAGTGTGTTGAATACTACAAACGTGTGGACTATATTCTTGATGAGCACCTTAAGGACCCGGAACTGCTGCAATACCTAAAAAATAACGGCCTTGTTACGGATACTAATGAGGGATTAACGTCTTTTTGTTTAAGATTGCCGCGTGTATCCTCGTAGGCTATTGTTATTTTTCCGTCTGACTGTTTGATACTTACTACCCTGTCCATAATTGTTTTAATAAAGTTATAATCCAAGCTAGAGATTTTGAACTCCTTACCGTTAATTATTATTGCAGCTCTATTGTTATATCTTACTAACTTGGCCCCTTTGAGTTCTATACTCTCGATAGGCGTTAGTTCCCCGGTTAACGTAGTGTCGGTTGTCCCTTTTGACCTTTCGAATCCTTTGCCGTTAGCTACACTATTAGCAGTTGCAACTTTAGGTAGCTTTTGCTCTGATCCTTTAGGCGTTAACTCCCCGCTTAACGCTTTGAAACGTTCTCTTGTCTATTGATTGCTATATCATTATTCATTAATTTGTGTGAATCAGTTATTTCTTCTCTCGTGAAACGCATAACGTTACTAAATCATGTTAAGTGGAAACTTTTTAGAGATTCGGTTGTCCGGGGGGCAAATCCCCGCGGCGGCACTAGTTCTTCATGAATATTCTATCTACATAGCTAAAGGCTATGAGTAATTGTTAGGAATAAGCATGATTTAGTTGTCACTTTCCCTAAAAATTATTTAGATATAACGTAATTATGAGTATTAACTCTTGAATTTTGAATATGCTATTACGTTCACATTCAATAAAACTTTTTACATCGTTCAAGAGTTAAAAAAAGGATGTTTAAGCTAAATTTAATTGAGGAAATATGTTGAAAATATTTAAAGTTAATATTATAGGATTGATAATAATTTCAGTGTTTCTTTTTTCAGCTTTTTCTTATTCAGTCTTCTTAAACCATTTAGTTTTAGCAAGTGATACTAACTCGTCTAACGGCACTGCAGTTGATTATTTACACTTATATGTAATCAATGGAGAGAATATGAGGTGTGAAGAAATCGAAAATGTTTCGATTAAATTTATACTGAATGCATCTAATTATACTATATTATATAATTTATCCAAGGGTAATTATGATTTCAGAATATACAAAGCGAACGTTACACTAGTAATAAACAATTCTGAGTCTGTAAAAGCTATTTCTTTTGTTGTGCTATACATAGAGAAACATAAAGATTACAATATCACAATTGGTATAAGTATATTCAACACATCTAGGGGCACATTCACGGTTATAATGGCATATTTAAAGCCAGATAAGAATAATCTTAATACGGGAGATCTATTCTTTATGAACACCTCACGAATGAGTATTAGTGATCAGATAATACAATTCTCTGCATATGTTTATAAAATAGGAAAATTGTATGAAAAGTCACAAAATAACTCAATTAAGCTTTTAGGTCAAAGATATATTGAAATTGCTAAAGCTATGAAGCATTTAGCAAATATTGTAAAGCATTTATGGATTGGTAATATAAAGTCCGAATATATTATTTCCTCAGTTGCTGATGATACAATAAGTTGTGCTATTTCAATAATAACTACTGCTGGAACTGTAGCAGCTTTATTTGTAGCTGCAGTAGAAGCTGCACCAGTATCATTCGTCTTAGCATCTTATCTTCTTCCGTTTGAATTTGCTAATCTTGGGTACGCTTGTTATGGTGGTTAAATTGGTTTCTGTGAGAAGAATTTTATTAACTACTTCATTTGCCATAGTTGCTATATTCTCGATCGTAGGATATAACTACTCTCTTCATTCTCATTCCAATTCTCAACTTCCCTATATTTTCTTAGTACAAGCTGTAGTAGGCACAGTGGGATTAATTGAATCAATTATCACAATTCCGTACAAAGATCATACTGAAGATTCTTATTTTAAACAAAAATGGAGGGATTTTATCCTGTTATCCACACCAGTTATATTAGTTTATGTAATCGCAGGTATAATAGTTGCGATATTCTTCAAAAGTATTACGACCCTTCTTGAGATAAGTTTATTGTATGGGATCGTGATTAGCATACTCTACATTAAGAAAGTAATTTTCCACTCAAGAGACGTTTAATATGTTTTATTTATGGTTATTTTTTTAACTCCCCTTTAACAATTCAGTTATATAAACGGGACAGCAGTACTAGTTGTTAACGGTGATGAGAATGCCTGAAATATTCTTTTTTAGCATACTATGCGGGTACTAGTTGTTAGTGGTGTTGAAAATATTTATTAGTTGCTCAAAATTCTATTATTATTTAGTTTTTAGTGTTATACCATTTACGTTCGCAGTAATTCTTGGATTACTTACTGTTTATTCTATGGTAAAGAAGGAAGATGTAAAAGAGAATAAGGAACGATCTCCTTTGCAAGGTTTATCATCCTTATTTGGCTTTCTATTGCAGACTTCCCTTTATCCATTTCACCACCTCCTTTAGCCCTATTATAAAGGTCTTCTGTAATTGTCCTATTATACTGCTTAAAAGGAAATCCCGTTTGTCGCATCAAGGTAAAGAGAGATTATGAAATGTGGAGATAAAACCATTAAGCTTTCTATAACCTTAGTCGGTATTGTTATTCCTTCCCTTTCAATCAGCTAGGTCGGTAAGCAAGTGAGTTTTCCCAGGGAGTCCTTTCTCAGGTATATAATAAGTGCCTTCAATGCTTTTTCTATTGCTTATTGAGAGTAAAACGCTGAAGCGTAATACTTTCCGTTAAGCAAAAGGACTCTAGCAGTATACAAATCTTCGGTAGCCTGCTCCATCCAGTCCTTGTACTTCATCTTGTCATCTTTATTCCCTTTCATTTAAATATCTATGAGCATGCTTGTTGATCCCTTCAATTTCCCTTTATTAAGCCAGTTGGTTTACATAAAATTCTAAATTAGACGTTGAGTTAAAAGCAAGTTTTACGTTCATTTTAATAAAAAAATGGACTATCTCACAAAGCAAGCTAATTCTGCTTTGTTAGTGCCCCTAACAGATATTAAGCCTTGTTTTTACTAAGCGTTTGATTAAGAGTGAGTTTCACTAGTTTCTATAAAAGTCGAGCGGCACTACAAGATGTGAACATAAAGTAAAGATCTACACTAGTGCTTCTAGAATGTTTATAGCTTTAAACAGAGGATATAACACCTGGTAATAGTCTAGGAACTTTCCAAAATACTTAATCAATATTATTATCAGACCTTCTATCTAGTTAATGAATTCTACTTCGTCATTTATACCTATAAGTTCCTTTTCTCTCCTGAAGAGTGCCTTTGTATTTAGGAATTTAGCAGTTCCTATAGCGAAGCAATCAGCTAAGGAAATCGAGTACTTGCACTTGCATTCTGATGCATACTTTAAAATTTTGGGTTTTACTCCAAATATCTCAAAGTATCCAGAATTTATTAAGCCTTTAAATATCTTTTCTGCCTTTTTCCTCCCTAACCTCCTGCAAAGCACGTAATATACTTCGGCAAGGTTCACTACACTGACGTATGCTGTTACTTCTTGGTTAAGTATCTTGTCGTAATATTCTCTGAATTCACCTTCTAGAAAGGAGAGAATTACTCCAGTATCAAGGACTACTTTTTTCATCATCTTCCTTGCGTCCCTTCAGAAGTTCTTCATATAAGTTTTCCCCTTTTGCTATTCCGAAAAGTTCTTCAGCGAGTTTCCTGTCCTTAAACTTTCTCTCAATTAAGTATTTTATTACGTCGTCATAGGAAACTCTTCTTCCTAATTTCTTTTCAAGCATTCCGGCAATTTCAGTAAGCTTTTTCTTAGTCTCCTCTTTCACTTTTATGCTTTCCATATTTTCCACTTTTTCCACCAAGTATATAAAGCTTTATTGAGTTAGTGCTTTGTGGAATAGTTTAATTTTTATCAAAATTGGTAAAACTCACTCTTAATCCAACGCTTAATTTAGATTTTTATATAAACTAATGGGCTTAACACCTAAAGGAATTGAAGTAGGTGGGTCATTCACGGATCTATTGCAATTTCAGTTTGTCTTAATGCAGTGGTATTTTAACTGTTAATTATACACTCGGTAAAATTAATACTAAAATGCTGATAGGACGTATAATGAGGGGTTATAACTTTAATTAAATAGAATGTTCTACGGATATTTGGGTTATTTGTACATTGAATTATGCTAATTTAATAGAGCATATTTTAACTTGCAATGGGGACGTGAGCGGCCCTCTGTACTCCATTAGTTAAGTTTAATTATTTGGTAATCAGATCATCTTTTGGTAAAAAATGGAGAAAGTGGTAATAAAGAGAGTTGATAGTCAAGGGAGGGTAGTTATACCAAAAGAATGGAGGGATAAGTTTAACACTGACGAGTTCGTACTTGTTTTAAAAGAAGATAAGATTGAACTTTATCCCCGCGTTTCAAACTTAACAAAACTTATTGACAGTATTGATGTTGAAGAATTGCCCGGTGATTGGCATGAGCTTAAACGTAAAGTTTATAGACTCTAACGTGTTTGTTTATGCATTATTGAAACCAAAACGTTCAGTTGATGAAAAGATTGTAAAAATGAAAGAGAAAGCAAAGGAAATATTGACACGAATTGATAACGGGGAGGAAAAAGTTCTAACTACTGTAGTCCACATTTCTGAAATTGCTAACGTAATCGAGAACTTGTCTAGCCTCACGACCTCAATTAAGGTTATAGAAAACGTAATTAACAACGAAAACATTCTCGTTAAAGAAGTCACAGTACAAGATTACACTGAAGCTGTTAAAATAGCCAATGAGGAAAGCGTAAGCATTAACGATGCTCTAGCTTATGTCATAATGATGAAAAACGGTATTAACGAGATTTATACTTTTGATGAAAAACATTTTAAGAAATTGAATGTAAAGATTTTGTAAATATCTACGCTAAAGTGTAACTGTTAAGTCAAATATTACAGCCTAGCTAGGGTTTCGGTTTTCGATAAAACGCTATACGTTCATCTAGGAGTCGCTTTATCTTATAACCAACTTTAAGTACTTAGAGTACTACTGTATGCCAGAAACTATAGCTACTAGAAAATATCAAATCACGATACCTAAGGGGGTAAAAGATGTCTAAGGTATTAAAGTTAGAGATAGCTTATAATTAGAGTTGGGAAGGTAAGATAATAATAGAACCAATCAGAGCTTCAGATGCACTTAAGAGGTTAGCCACTATAGTTGATAAATACTTAGGAGGATCAAAGAGTATTGATGCGGTGAAACTTGTTGAGTAGCCTCTTAATAGAGAAATAGGCTTATATTGACACCAGCATTTTCATTTGTGTTACTTTAAAGAACCCTGGATCTTTATAATGATGCTATAAAATACTTGATATGCTAGTATCTGGTGGGTTTAAAGGCTTTGGCTCTCACCTTATACTGTTTGAGCTCTTTGGTAGCTTATCTAAGATCGATATAAAAGCCATATACGACGCTGTCAATTAGTACCTAGACCTTCCAATAACAATACTGGAAATGAACAGGGATCCTTCTGGTTACGCTAAAGAAATAGCAAAACTTTCAGTAACTTATGATGCATTACATGCTGCTTTAGTAAGCCAGAACGGGGTTAAGGTAGTTATTACTGAAGATGCGAATGACTGGAGCAAAATAGGGGAGGTCTGGCCTAAAGTAAAGGAAAAGCTTGACGTTAAAGATAATAGTAGTAGTTTCTCCTACGAAGGGTAAATTAGTATAAAACGATTTACAAATAGAGCAAAAACTCATTATCTTATACTTGCTCAGA belongs to Stygiolobus caldivivus and includes:
- a CDS encoding HEPN domain-containing protein, translated to MKGNKDDKMKYKDWMEQATEDLYTARVLLLNGKYYASAFYSQ
- a CDS encoding type II toxin-antitoxin system VapC family toxin, with translation MSLNVKFIDSNVFVYALLKPKRSVDEKIVKMKEKAKEILTRIDNGEEKVLTTVVHISEIANVIENLSSLTTSIKVIENVINNENILVKEVTVQDYTEAVKIANEESVSINDALAYVIMMKNGINEIYTFDEKHFKKLNVKIL
- a CDS encoding type II toxin-antitoxin system VapC family toxin; protein product: MMKKVVLDTGVILSFLEGEFREYYDKILNQEVTAYVSVVNLAEVYYVLCRRLGRKKAEKIFKGLINSGYFEIFGVKPKILKYASECKCKYSISLADCFAIGTAKFLNTKALFRREKELIGINDEVEFIN
- a CDS encoding AbrB/MazE/SpoVT family DNA-binding domain-containing protein; the protein is MEKVVIKRVDSQGRVVIPKEWRDKFNTDEFVLVLKEDKIELYPRVSNLTKLIDSIDVEELPGDWHELKRKVYRL